The stretch of DNA GACGCAATAGGAAGGCGGCGCCGCGTTCATTGCCGCGGAGACTGATCACCGCGTCGAGCGCCGGCCCGCGCGTGGCTAGTTCCGTCGCGGGGAGCGTGAATTTCACGGGTTCCGCGGAAAAACTCGCGGCCGCGCCAATTGGCAGTCGGCCGCTCTGATCGCGCACCCAAACGCCGGGCGTACCCTCGGGCAGGCCTTTCGCGGCCGCGGCATTCTCGGCGACCGCCACGGTGATATCGAGTTGTTCGCTGGGATCGACTACTAAGAGATCGGCAGCGGTGGCGCTCATGGCCTCGCGCGCCGCCAATCGCCGTGCATCGACGAGCGACGTGAGCGATTCAATCTGCGCTTGCGCCATGGATCCTGGCGTCGCGAGTTTGCGGGCGTTCGTGAGATAGTCCTGCGCGGCAACTTCGAAGAACGGTGCTTCGCCCGCCGAGGCCGGCCCAAAAAAGTCGTCCAGCGTGCGCCGCGCGTTGGCGAGCTGAATCGCTTGCAAATCAAGTCGGCGCACGAGCAGCAATACATCCTCGTCGCGCGCCGCCAGCAGCGGCAACGCCGCGCGTAGCGAGAATTCCCAACTGGACCAACCGTCGCGACGTGGCGTTACATCGCCGCCAGCGGACGCCAGCGCGACATTTTCGGCCACGTCCCCGCCCGTCGCCAAAGCACTGCGCGCTTGCTCCGGAAGTCGGGCCGCGCGCAGTCGCGCCTGTTGTCCCAACGCGATCGGATCGGACGAGGCGCCGGCCGCCGCGCCGTTCAGATTCAAGAGCGCGGCCAACGGATGACGCGTCCAGCGACTCGTCACGCGCTCATGATATTGGCCGGGTTCCACCGCCGGCATTTCGGGGCGAGGATCTTGCACGTACCTGCGCTGTAGCGCAGCGGAAACCTTGCCGCTCGCACGCCAGAGCTCGTCTCGCAGCGAGGCCGGCAGAATCGGCGTCGCCAGCAACGACTGCATGGCACGCAACGCGCGGCCGCTGGGCGCCTTGGCCGCCAGGACGTCTCGAGCTTGTTTCAAGAACGGTTCGCGAAGCTGTTCCCGTCGGGCGCGAAGTTCCGCGACACGCGTCTTGAGCACGGCCGCATCGGTCGGCGCTTGCGCGGTCCCCGCTTCGCCCACCGCCAAGAGTGCGGACAATTCCTGCACATCTTCTATGAGCGGCAACAATGTCTCATTGATCAAGCGGTCGTGCCGCGTCACGATCACAGCCGAAGGCTGCGGCTGCGCGAGCCACTCCGCCAGGTAGGGCAACTCCGCCAGTGTTTCGTCGCAGAGTTCGAACGCATCTTTCGACAACGCCGTCCATTCGGCCGCAGCGGCGTACGCTGCTTGGGCCTGGCTGGCTTGCAGTGTCGACTCGGCAAGGCTGGTGTCGTCGCCAATCAACAGTTGATCGATCGCCGCGCGCCGCGCACGGTCTCCAACGGCAAGGCCCGCAGCGGCCCACACGTTCGTGCGCGGATCATTCGGGGCGGCGAGTTCGGCGGCTGTGATCTGTTGCCGCAGGACATCGGCCACCATTTGCGGCTGTTGCCACCACGTCGATGTTTCGGAGCGAGCCAGGATATTGAACAACTGCGCTTCGTTGGCAACCGGCGCCGCGAGCGGCATCAATTCCGTTGCGGTCGCTTGAAACGACTGCAGCGTGGGGGATGCGACGAATCGTTGCAGTGCGTTGAGTTGTCGCTTAATCTCGCCTTGATCTGCGCCGCTGGTGCGCAGCGCTTCGGCCAACGAATGCAGGCGCGTCTCGACCGGCCAGGCCGATTCGCCCGTTTGCACCCGCCATCGGCTCGAGGTGGCGATCTCGCTTTCCCAAGTCGCGAGGCGCTTCTTAAGCGTCCCGGCCAACGCTCGGGCGGATTCGCGGTAAGCCGCGCCGCCGCGGATTTGCTGTTCCAGCACCAGCAAGTCATGTTCGAGTCGATGCCAGGCGTTGCCGTCTAAGCTGATGAGTTTGGCGTCGCGCAGGCGTTCGCGTGCGCTCCACAGCGCCGCGAGGTCGGCGTCCGTCACTACCGGCGCTTGTGCAGTAGCTGCCGCATCAACGAGCCGTTTCCGTGTCGACGGTTTCAGCGCCCAGACCAAATGTGCATCGGCCGCGCCGCTAGGGATCAATGTGGGGCGCTGTTCCGCGCCGCGATTGAAACGAGTCCAGGCGTTGACTTCTTGTTCCAGGTAACTCGTCAACTCGGAGAGCGTGACCTGGCGATCGTCATTGCCGGCCAAAACGTCAGCTTCGCCCGTCATTCCGAGCCGGAAGAAATGCCCGAACACGGAACCTTGCAGTTCGTTCGACGTCCAACTGCGTTGCCCTCGGGCCGCGGAGTTGAGAATCGTCAGATTCGGCAGATTGGCGTCGCGCCACACGGATTCCAGTCCCGCGACAAACGCGTTTTCCAAAGTGCCAAGCTTCCAATCCACGTCGGCCCGCGCAGCATCCAATACGATCAGCACGCGGCAACTGCGCGGCAGGTTGCGCGCACGCACATGCGCGATGATTTCCGACAGCGGGAGCCAGGAA from Planctomycetia bacterium encodes:
- a CDS encoding vWA domain-containing protein, with amino-acid sequence MPDRINGGATADSKSPVSWRGRLAARARVVRHRWQKDWTAQPLEHLQTQEHWRRIRTLILLVAALGLTAALVNRLLFAPQLTPLIGVATTDYSWPVTPQGWAQEDQAAIAASLHGQNLWAADISADWRTREAGLRSLDQQLETLSADAKRAQALILYFSMPGVVDGNGAPCLIPPGASPLDSSSWLPLSEIIAHVRARNLPRSCRVLIVLDAARADVDWKLGTLENAFVAGLESVWRDANLPNLTILNSAARGQRSWTSNELQGSVFGHFFRLGMTGEADVLAGNDDRQVTLSELTSYLEQEVNAWTRFNRGAEQRPTLIPSGAADAHLVWALKPSTRKRLVDAAATAQAPVVTDADLAALWSARERLRDAKLISLDGNAWHRLEHDLLVLEQQIRGGAAYRESARALAGTLKKRLATWESEIATSSRWRVQTGESAWPVETRLHSLAEALRTSGADQGEIKRQLNALQRFVASPTLQSFQATATELMPLAAPVANEAQLFNILARSETSTWWQQPQMVADVLRQQITAAELAAPNDPRTNVWAAAGLAVGDRARRAAIDQLLIGDDTSLAESTLQASQAQAAYAAAAEWTALSKDAFELCDETLAELPYLAEWLAQPQPSAVIVTRHDRLINETLLPLIEDVQELSALLAVGEAGTAQAPTDAAVLKTRVAELRARREQLREPFLKQARDVLAAKAPSGRALRAMQSLLATPILPASLRDELWRASGKVSAALQRRYVQDPRPEMPAVEPGQYHERVTSRWTRHPLAALLNLNGAAAGASSDPIALGQQARLRAARLPEQARSALATGGDVAENVALASAGGDVTPRRDGWSSWEFSLRAALPLLAARDEDVLLLVRRLDLQAIQLANARRTLDDFFGPASAGEAPFFEVAAQDYLTNARKLATPGSMAQAQIESLTSLVDARRLAAREAMSATAADLLVVDPSEQLDITVAVAENAAAAKGLPEGTPGVWVRDQSGRLPIGAAASFSAEPVKFTLPATELATRGPALDAVISLRGNERGAAFLLRPPVGGAVDFAWRRYGPPRVVVQGRRRQPASIMFVLDASYSMRDPIPGVESAGQATEIPRIDAAKDALRRMMTQLALAGDARVGVRVFGHRVGWTTTEPTQILPQPNYARPYPADLTPAEDVELILPLGRFDDSVGAEVEDILQQVQPWGQSPLYLALRQALDDFSGENPDAERRIVVVTDGANYQFNALQPTTREDVMSLAAARRIPVHIVGFGIPTGELAAAENDFQAIAEQTGGSYVTVENATSLIASLEELLGPTEYRVTGPDDELFGPARVGTQVAISPSPTSPTAYTVTAAGAEENLELSGGEAVEMQLDRGGRALLVVPYEIEDAVTTPLMAGANEVATETQFVGHRALRNEETVKFTFSLQSEDRAFVPRPEELWIELSPLAADGRRLPGTYYLYDSNYLPETTCPVVSWQALGWPAESRSAQARIWCRQQATSTDLVIANLGDPSHQVGTTHRLPGRNSIDCQLRVRMGSAAGAPAKVSLVERHAADSPGLGALKVQMVPPPLRVTHRWDEQHGLVVHVFELDTRARGLDGYQLHLTRFEKLANEAWHSREPLTIDIGASDNLLRLEPTSP